One Gimesia aquarii DNA segment encodes these proteins:
- a CDS encoding alpha/beta fold hydrolase, whose protein sequence is MKPVKLAKSDDGFRILNEWHDRFESRLSFETRTERVNTSFGFTDVMITGPEESQDSSSIVILHGATAGAPFALGELQDLPGRQRFYTVNIPGQSTRAEQVRLDFRTDEYSCWLCEVLDQLSIERATVCGVSWGGSVALQLAKHNPDRISGLILVVPGSIVRGPVLKGIWEIGLPMLRFKLFPTQKNSDRAVRKIFTTSDEYWSPYIADAMRYWNVDFSVPPLVSKNDMASLNAPVFVIAADKDLSFPGEPLIARSYSIFPNLIGAHLLKNSHHCPSFESDDRRRFTQIFESALESIHAALPSALCVQAEEKH, encoded by the coding sequence ATGAAGCCAGTAAAACTTGCTAAGAGTGACGATGGATTCCGAATCTTAAACGAATGGCATGATCGATTCGAATCGAGATTATCATTCGAAACACGTACCGAAAGAGTTAATACTTCATTTGGATTCACAGATGTAATGATCACGGGGCCTGAAGAGTCTCAAGATTCGAGCTCTATAGTAATCCTTCATGGTGCGACGGCGGGAGCACCGTTCGCCCTGGGTGAACTCCAAGACTTACCGGGACGCCAACGGTTTTATACCGTCAACATACCCGGTCAATCAACACGTGCCGAGCAGGTTCGTCTGGATTTTAGAACGGACGAATATAGCTGCTGGCTTTGCGAAGTCTTGGATCAACTTTCAATCGAACGCGCGACTGTCTGTGGTGTCAGTTGGGGCGGAAGTGTGGCTTTACAATTGGCAAAGCACAATCCCGATCGTATCAGTGGATTAATTTTAGTCGTACCTGGTTCAATTGTCCGCGGACCCGTCCTGAAAGGGATCTGGGAAATCGGTTTACCCATGCTGCGATTTAAATTGTTTCCCACGCAGAAAAACAGCGATCGTGCAGTTCGCAAAATATTTACGACGTCCGATGAATATTGGTCTCCTTACATCGCGGATGCCATGCGGTACTGGAATGTCGATTTTTCAGTTCCACCGCTTGTTTCGAAGAACGATATGGCATCTCTTAACGCTCCCGTTTTTGTAATCGCTGCCGACAAAGATCTCTCATTCCCTGGAGAACCTCTGATAGCACGCTCCTATTCTATTTTTCCAAATTTAATTGGTGCTCATTTATTAAAAAACAGCCACCACTGCCCTTCATTTGAATCCGATGACCGCCGGCGATTTACTCAAATCTTCGAGTCGGCCTTAGAGTCAATCCACGCGGCATTGCCTTCAGCACTATGCGTGCAGGCTGAAGAGAAACACTAA
- a CDS encoding TetR/AcrR family transcriptional regulator: MTDLRPESKREKQRQATHSAILSAVRSTMRKRGFKNTTIREIASISKVAVGTVMAHFGSKEDLLYEVFHGDIQQFADEVFTTLKPARPLDKQLFHIGASFLNHYASESELYTDFLEHSLFARGDWGERFTNQVKEAGTRIAAIYIASIQRKEIRDDVNIEAAVLEFFAHYYFVLMIQIKSKFSDVESGTTQLKLLIDQHYRGIKL, translated from the coding sequence ATGACTGATTTGCGACCAGAGTCAAAACGTGAAAAACAACGGCAGGCGACACACTCTGCGATCCTTTCTGCTGTGCGATCCACTATGCGAAAGCGAGGTTTCAAGAATACAACGATTCGTGAAATCGCCTCGATATCCAAAGTTGCTGTCGGAACGGTCATGGCTCATTTTGGATCGAAAGAAGATTTGTTGTATGAAGTTTTCCATGGCGATATTCAACAGTTTGCTGACGAAGTTTTTACGACTTTAAAACCGGCCAGGCCACTGGATAAACAGCTATTTCACATTGGAGCGTCATTTTTGAATCATTATGCGTCTGAGTCAGAGTTGTATACCGATTTTCTTGAGCATTCGTTGTTTGCACGAGGCGACTGGGGTGAACGATTCACAAACCAGGTGAAAGAGGCGGGCACTCGAATCGCCGCGATTTACATTGCATCAATCCAACGTAAGGAAATTCGCGATGACGTCAATATCGAAGCAGCCGTGTTGGAGTTTTTTGCTCACTACTATTTTGTGTTGATGATCCAAATCAAATCAAAATTCTCAGACGTCGAATCTGGCACAACACAACTTAAGCTGCTGATTGATCAGCATTATCGGGGAATCAAATTATGA
- a CDS encoding DUF3500 domain-containing protein gives MKRLLVIGLCVGIFALAVGITGSLFSQRPHRARQQQQQREQSLAEPFQGVTTTGKAKTGLFKIKSTGVSTEPVRVAAQAFLESLSKEQVSRTKFPVDDLEWRKWDNRHRYPRQGVGFNEMSQKQRKLAFAMLRASLSAKGLKKTQDIMKLNGTLAELTKRFDEYGEWLYWITIMGEPSANKPWGWQLDGHHVVINYFVLGDQVVMTPVFMGSEPVKAESGKFKGTMVLQKEQNKGLELIKSLNATQRADAMIRSSKGPTNNLTEAFRDNVVLEYAGIKASQLDAQQRELLLELISEYVGNMDAGHAQVKMSEVKQHLDETYFAWMGGTTSNSVYYYRIQSPVILIEFDHQRPIALGRSGTPTRNHIHTVVRTPNGNDYGKDLLRQHYLKHHHATSSNSPSRK, from the coding sequence ATGAAAAGACTGCTTGTTATTGGACTTTGTGTTGGCATATTCGCTTTGGCTGTTGGAATCACTGGCTCTCTGTTTTCACAAAGACCCCATCGTGCGCGACAACAACAGCAACAACGCGAACAGTCTCTCGCTGAACCGTTTCAGGGAGTGACGACTACTGGCAAAGCCAAAACAGGGCTCTTCAAAATCAAATCCACGGGTGTCTCGACGGAGCCGGTGCGGGTCGCGGCACAGGCTTTCCTGGAAAGTCTCTCGAAAGAGCAGGTTAGCCGCACGAAGTTCCCGGTAGACGATCTGGAATGGCGGAAATGGGATAATCGTCATCGGTACCCACGTCAGGGAGTCGGATTCAATGAGATGTCGCAAAAGCAACGAAAGCTGGCGTTCGCCATGCTTCGCGCCAGCTTGAGTGCAAAGGGGCTCAAGAAGACTCAGGACATCATGAAACTCAACGGCACACTGGCAGAGTTGACCAAACGATTTGACGAGTATGGCGAGTGGCTGTACTGGATCACGATTATGGGAGAACCATCGGCAAACAAACCCTGGGGTTGGCAGTTGGACGGTCATCATGTCGTCATCAACTATTTCGTTTTGGGCGATCAGGTGGTGATGACTCCGGTCTTCATGGGTTCCGAGCCGGTCAAAGCAGAATCAGGCAAGTTCAAAGGCACAATGGTTCTGCAGAAGGAGCAGAACAAAGGGCTTGAGTTGATCAAGTCTTTAAATGCCACTCAGCGGGCTGACGCCATGATCCGCAGTTCGAAGGGACCAACCAATAATCTCACTGAAGCATTTCGTGATAATGTTGTGCTTGAATATGCTGGCATCAAGGCCTCTCAATTAGACGCCCAACAACGGGAGCTATTGCTTGAATTAATTTCCGAATACGTTGGTAACATGGACGCAGGACATGCCCAAGTTAAGATGAGTGAGGTCAAACAGCATCTGGATGAAACCTACTTTGCCTGGATGGGTGGTACGACATCTAACAGCGTCTACTATTATCGTATTCAGAGCCCGGTGATCCTGATCGAATTCGATCACCAACGACCAATTGCCCTGGGTCGTTCAGGCACTCCGACGCGTAATCACATTCACACCGTTGTGCGTACTCCCAACGGAAATGACTACGGCAAAGATCTCTTGCGACAGCATTATCTGAAGCACCATCATGCGACAAGTTCAAATTCACCTTCGCGTAAATAG
- a CDS encoding SDR family NAD(P)-dependent oxidoreductase, whose translation MNSSHSEIEQQNFVVLGATGSVGSDLSRRLISAGHHVLLGGRDKNKLQELGAELDAPFANIDASEFSSIEECLQAAHTEYGRVDGVVNCIGSVLLKPAHLTSDEEWQETLTTNLSSAFVTVRSASKVMRQTGGAIVLVSSAAARIGFANHEAIAAAKAGIIGLTLSSAATYANRGIRVNAVAPGLIKSNMTKKLWETPTAQSTSAAMHALDRIGEPSDVASMIAWLLQPATSWITGQVLGVDGGLATIAPRHKQKATHQ comes from the coding sequence ATGAATAGCTCCCATTCTGAGATAGAACAACAAAATTTCGTGGTTTTAGGGGCAACGGGTTCCGTTGGTTCGGATTTAAGTCGTAGACTGATTAGTGCTGGTCATCATGTATTACTCGGCGGTCGTGACAAAAATAAACTTCAGGAATTGGGGGCGGAGTTAGACGCACCTTTCGCTAATATTGATGCATCTGAATTCAGTTCCATCGAGGAATGCCTACAGGCAGCACATACTGAATACGGTCGAGTTGACGGGGTTGTGAATTGCATCGGGTCCGTGCTATTAAAACCTGCGCATCTGACTTCAGATGAAGAATGGCAGGAGACTTTGACGACGAATCTTAGTTCTGCATTCGTGACTGTGCGCAGTGCATCTAAAGTCATGCGGCAGACGGGAGGAGCTATTGTATTAGTCTCTTCCGCAGCAGCCCGGATAGGTTTCGCAAACCATGAAGCCATAGCCGCTGCCAAAGCAGGGATCATCGGCTTAACTCTTTCGTCTGCAGCGACGTATGCAAATCGTGGAATACGAGTCAATGCGGTTGCTCCGGGATTGATCAAATCGAATATGACAAAAAAACTATGGGAAACTCCGACTGCTCAATCTACTTCGGCTGCAATGCATGCACTGGACCGAATAGGTGAACCCTCTGACGTTGCTTCGATGATCGCATGGTTATTGCAACCTGCAACTAGTTGGATCACAGGTCAAGTGCTGGGTGTTGACGGTGGTTTGGCCACCATAGCGCCCAGGCACAAACAAAAAGCAACTCATCAATAA
- a CDS encoding SRPBCC family protein, producing the protein MLTFSKSDSGVYRLQSEILIPFPLSVVFDFFAKAENLEVITPPFLNFQILTPKPIEMHQGTLIDYQIRLHGFPLNWKTEITDWEPPHRFVDNQIKGPYRLWRHEHTFQEQEKGTLVIDKVDYSVYGGPLINWLFVRRDLERIFRYRHERLKEFTAEGIKN; encoded by the coding sequence ATGCTCACATTCAGCAAATCAGATTCAGGAGTTTATAGACTGCAATCGGAAATATTAATTCCTTTCCCACTCTCAGTCGTTTTTGATTTTTTTGCGAAAGCGGAAAATCTGGAGGTCATTACACCTCCATTTTTAAACTTTCAAATTCTGACACCCAAACCGATCGAGATGCATCAGGGGACGTTAATAGATTACCAGATTCGACTTCATGGATTTCCCCTGAACTGGAAAACGGAAATTACAGACTGGGAGCCACCCCATCGATTTGTTGACAATCAAATCAAAGGGCCATATCGCTTATGGCGTCATGAACACACATTTCAAGAGCAAGAGAAGGGAACGCTCGTGATCGATAAAGTAGACTACTCGGTTTATGGTGGCCCGTTAATAAATTGGCTGTTCGTCAGACGAGACCTAGAACGTATTTTTCGTTACAGACATGAACGACTAAAAGAATTTACTGCAGAGGGAATTAAGAACTGA
- a CDS encoding D-2-hydroxyacid dehydrogenase produces MTKLLIYPEIDSERISKIQKISDELSICNAKEISEALQEIKTAEAFFGKITPQLLAVAENLKWVQTPTASLEHYVFPELVEHPCQLTNMRGLFYDVIADHVLGFVICFARNLHLYIWQQTESHWQPIGGQAGKPNFVTGPGQESEVDRSHLHLSDCSLGVIGAGSIGSEICKRAAAFGMTVYAVDPYTKEVPGVIDEVWEVNRLEDLLAVSDFVVIAAPHTPQTEKMFRTKQFQQMKSTGYLINIGRGAIVDLQDLTSALQNSEIAGAGLDVFEIEPLPKEHPLWSMENVMITPHIAAASTRVPERHLETMLENLRCFLAGKPFVTPADKRQWF; encoded by the coding sequence ATGACAAAATTATTAATCTATCCCGAAATCGATTCTGAAAGAATCTCAAAAATACAAAAAATTTCTGATGAGTTATCTATTTGTAATGCAAAAGAGATTTCCGAAGCATTACAGGAAATAAAAACAGCCGAGGCATTCTTTGGAAAAATAACTCCACAATTGCTGGCAGTGGCAGAGAATTTAAAGTGGGTGCAGACCCCGACGGCAAGCTTAGAGCATTATGTCTTTCCAGAACTGGTAGAACATCCATGCCAGCTTACCAACATGCGCGGTCTATTTTACGATGTTATTGCCGATCATGTACTCGGTTTTGTAATTTGCTTCGCTCGGAATTTACATCTCTATATCTGGCAACAAACTGAATCTCACTGGCAGCCTATTGGAGGCCAAGCGGGTAAACCCAATTTTGTGACGGGGCCAGGTCAGGAGAGTGAAGTCGATCGAAGTCATTTACATCTGTCAGACTGTTCGCTGGGAGTTATTGGAGCAGGTAGCATCGGTAGTGAAATTTGCAAGCGCGCTGCTGCATTCGGTATGACAGTGTACGCCGTCGATCCTTATACAAAAGAAGTTCCTGGAGTCATCGATGAAGTTTGGGAGGTTAATCGTTTAGAGGATTTATTAGCCGTCAGTGATTTTGTCGTGATCGCTGCCCCACATACTCCTCAGACCGAAAAAATGTTTCGAACAAAACAGTTCCAACAAATGAAATCGACCGGATATCTGATCAATATTGGTCGTGGAGCCATCGTCGATCTGCAGGATTTAACTTCTGCGTTACAAAACAGCGAAATTGCTGGTGCTGGTTTAGACGTATTTGAAATCGAACCTTTACCGAAAGAGCACCCTTTATGGAGCATGGAAAATGTGATGATTACACCCCATATCGCGGCTGCTTCGACTCGCGTACCAGAACGACACCTGGAAACAATGTTAGAAAATCTGCGTTGCTTTCTTGCTGGAAAGCCTTTCGTTACACCAGCTGATAAACGTCAATGGTTCTAA
- a CDS encoding biotin--[acetyl-CoA-carboxylase] ligase, with protein sequence MLPFTADDLKAIQTETFIEHLDYFESLSSTNTWALNTLCSPEKSNSSSKMTLPSLVLTGKQTAGRGRGSNSWWSPEGALAFSLVVDVGQIQISIERQPLIALATGLAVCETLKKYLSEFKLALKWPNDVYLQQQKVCGILVETTADQPGLVVIGVGLNLNNSFQSATEDLQSMGTSLYEVTHQRYSMATTLIDLINGIENRLYDVANRNKEFMSEWRRYCLLSGRKIRVTTGSITKEGNCIEIDDEGFLILKTTDGIERIISGTIEHF encoded by the coding sequence ATGTTGCCGTTTACTGCTGATGATTTAAAAGCAATCCAGACGGAAACGTTCATTGAGCATCTAGACTATTTTGAAAGTCTATCATCGACTAATACGTGGGCGCTAAATACACTCTGCTCACCTGAAAAGTCAAATTCATCAAGTAAAATGACGTTACCAAGTTTGGTTTTGACTGGTAAGCAAACTGCAGGCCGCGGCCGAGGTAGTAATTCCTGGTGGTCACCTGAAGGGGCGTTGGCCTTTTCTCTGGTTGTCGATGTTGGGCAAATTCAGATTTCAATCGAGCGGCAACCACTGATTGCATTAGCAACAGGCTTAGCGGTTTGCGAAACACTTAAAAAATACCTTTCTGAATTTAAACTGGCATTGAAATGGCCAAATGATGTTTATTTACAGCAGCAAAAAGTATGTGGAATTCTGGTAGAAACCACAGCCGATCAACCAGGGCTGGTTGTCATAGGGGTGGGACTGAATCTGAATAACTCATTTCAGTCAGCCACTGAAGACTTGCAATCAATGGGAACATCGCTTTACGAGGTGACCCACCAGCGATACTCAATGGCGACTACTCTGATTGATCTCATCAATGGTATTGAGAATCGGCTGTATGATGTCGCAAATAGAAATAAGGAATTTATGAGTGAATGGCGTCGCTATTGTTTATTAAGCGGAAGGAAGATTCGTGTGACAACAGGTTCAATTACAAAAGAGGGTAACTGCATTGAAATCGATGACGAGGGTTTTTTGATTCTAAAAACTACTGATGGAATCGAAAGAATTATCAGCGGAACTATAGAACATTTTTGA
- a CDS encoding STAS domain-containing protein produces MIEKLDIFEVEQVEQNLIVVPQGSTLQFQYSNVQIESNKVLRMLDAPEVRNVIIDLTYVEYLDSIIIGAIIRLLQRAKQSGGQAVFCNACENMQNILKCIKIGTLWPLYDSREAAITALTENS; encoded by the coding sequence ATGATAGAAAAATTGGATATTTTTGAGGTGGAACAGGTTGAACAAAATCTGATCGTAGTCCCTCAAGGTTCGACTCTTCAATTTCAATACAGTAACGTTCAGATTGAATCGAATAAGGTTCTACGCATGCTAGATGCTCCTGAAGTGAGAAATGTCATCATTGATCTGACTTATGTTGAGTATCTGGATTCCATTATTATTGGGGCTATTATTCGTCTATTACAGCGCGCGAAGCAAAGCGGGGGACAAGCCGTTTTCTGTAATGCATGTGAAAATATGCAAAATATCTTGAAGTGTATTAAAATTGGAACACTCTGGCCATTGTATGATTCAAGAGAAGCAGCCATCACTGCTTTGACTGAAAATTCATAA
- a CDS encoding DUF2062 domain-containing protein, giving the protein MSASNLSWKSSPRRLLRSILMLDDTAHSIALGTAIGMFIALTPTVGIQMLMVICFAFVTRPLFRFNQIASLITVYISNPLTMIPIYWFDYKVGTYYVGGSMNQQEFAKIFEFEGFSGWWETVKQLILEVGSPLIIGSLIVATFCSLVTYPIMLRLVMHFQKMRPTATQDESETQTVIPHKPVDSDQTTKSVHIHSS; this is encoded by the coding sequence ATGTCAGCTTCAAATTTATCATGGAAAAGTAGTCCACGAAGACTCTTACGTTCAATTTTAATGTTGGACGACACTGCGCATTCTATTGCCTTAGGCACTGCAATAGGCATGTTTATCGCGCTCACACCTACTGTTGGCATTCAGATGTTGATGGTGATTTGCTTTGCTTTTGTGACACGACCTTTATTTCGATTTAATCAAATTGCCTCGTTGATCACAGTATATATTTCCAATCCGCTGACAATGATCCCAATCTATTGGTTTGATTATAAAGTAGGTACTTACTACGTCGGTGGGTCGATGAATCAGCAAGAGTTCGCCAAAATTTTCGAATTCGAAGGCTTCAGCGGATGGTGGGAGACGGTCAAACAACTCATTCTGGAAGTGGGTTCTCCGCTCATCATAGGATCTTTAATCGTGGCCACGTTTTGCTCTTTGGTAACCTATCCTATTATGCTCAGGTTAGTCATGCACTTTCAAAAAATGAGGCCCACAGCCACACAGGATGAATCTGAGACTCAAACTGTAATACCACATAAGCCTGTCGATTCAGACCAGACCACAAAATCTGTTCACATCCATTCCAGTTAA
- a CDS encoding carbohydrate kinase family protein, which produces MSSTKYDCLCAGIIVADHICKAIDHMPKPGELVLTDEMELAIGGCASNVAADLARLERQVAIAGIVGQDVFGRYVEESLIQSGVHCDYLLKSDQLPTSGSFVINVQGEDRRFIHSVAANSLFTGATVTEDQIQSSRILYLGGYCLSEKLSPENVTNMFHIAKKAGVTTVLDVVTPKQDDYWKMLKPVLPLSDYFLPNNDEGELITGKSDPIEQAREFKAAGANTVIITCGSEGSILMSENKTIQSEIYPVNLVDGTGSGDAFVAGFIHGLLEEGSPEECLQFGSALGHSCVRATGATAGIFTRNELNQFVSSHELPIETV; this is translated from the coding sequence ATGTCATCTACAAAGTATGACTGCTTATGCGCGGGGATCATTGTTGCAGACCATATCTGTAAAGCCATTGATCATATGCCGAAACCGGGAGAGTTAGTGCTTACAGATGAGATGGAGCTGGCTATCGGCGGCTGTGCCTCAAATGTGGCAGCTGATTTAGCCAGACTTGAAAGACAAGTCGCTATCGCCGGAATTGTCGGTCAGGATGTTTTTGGGCGTTATGTCGAAGAAAGCTTGATCCAATCTGGCGTCCACTGTGATTACCTCTTGAAATCAGATCAGCTCCCCACGAGTGGTTCTTTTGTGATCAACGTTCAAGGGGAAGATCGTCGATTCATTCATTCGGTTGCCGCCAATTCATTGTTTACAGGAGCAACAGTTACAGAAGATCAAATACAATCCAGCCGGATTCTCTATTTGGGTGGATATTGCCTTTCAGAAAAATTATCCCCTGAAAATGTGACAAATATGTTTCATATTGCCAAAAAAGCCGGAGTGACAACAGTGCTGGACGTTGTGACTCCCAAACAAGACGACTACTGGAAAATGCTGAAACCGGTTCTGCCTCTCAGTGACTATTTTCTGCCCAACAATGATGAAGGAGAGCTGATCACCGGAAAATCAGATCCGATTGAACAGGCGCGCGAATTTAAGGCAGCAGGAGCAAACACAGTCATCATTACCTGCGGGAGTGAAGGCAGTATCTTGATGAGTGAGAACAAGACGATTCAATCTGAAATTTATCCTGTGAATCTGGTAGATGGCACCGGAAGCGGCGACGCATTTGTCGCAGGGTTCATCCACGGCTTACTGGAAGAAGGAAGTCCGGAAGAATGTCTTCAGTTTGGCTCTGCACTAGGGCATAGTTGTGTTCGTGCGACCGGCGCAACTGCCGGTATTTTTACCCGAAATGAATTGAATCAGTTTGTCAGTTCTCATGAGTTACCAATTGAAACCGTCTGA
- a CDS encoding SGNH/GDSL hydrolase family protein: MKTRVINQCMIIVVLFFLFSLDSWAAEKSEHDFKRWERSILEFELKDQKQGVQKQGILFVGSSSIRLWDLEKYFPNQKAINRGFGGSEIVDSTHFADRIILNHEPRLIFLYAGDNDLSRDRTAEEVAGDFQKFTEVIHKRLPKTRIVFIAIKPSLRRWELADTIMKANQLICQQCANHNFLDYADIWNPMLGADCKPRPELFKSDGLHLNHEGYLVWTKVVKPYLCQ; the protein is encoded by the coding sequence ATGAAAACAAGAGTCATTAATCAATGTATGATCATAGTGGTTTTGTTCTTTCTCTTTTCACTAGATAGTTGGGCGGCTGAGAAATCTGAACATGATTTTAAGAGGTGGGAACGCTCAATTTTAGAGTTTGAATTGAAGGATCAAAAACAGGGAGTTCAAAAACAGGGGATTTTATTTGTCGGCAGTTCAAGTATTCGGCTTTGGGACTTAGAAAAATATTTTCCCAATCAAAAGGCCATTAATCGAGGATTTGGCGGATCCGAAATCGTCGATTCAACTCATTTTGCTGATCGCATTATTCTGAATCACGAACCGCGGTTGATTTTTTTATATGCAGGTGACAACGATCTTTCACGTGATCGGACGGCGGAGGAAGTGGCTGGCGATTTCCAGAAATTTACAGAAGTCATCCATAAACGGCTTCCCAAAACGCGAATCGTTTTTATTGCTATCAAACCAAGTCTTCGACGTTGGGAACTGGCTGATACGATTATGAAAGCGAATCAACTGATTTGCCAGCAATGTGCAAATCATAATTTTCTGGATTATGCCGATATCTGGAACCCGATGTTAGGAGCTGATTGTAAACCGCGTCCTGAATTGTTCAAATCAGATGGTTTGCACTTAAATCACGAAGGATACCTGGTCTGGACGAAAGTCGTTAAGCCTTATTTATGTCAATAA
- the folP gene encoding dihydropteroate synthase yields MNSHPLESSTEQSGSLPAWKCGSQSILFGQLPLLMGILNVTPDSFSDGGEAVKLETAVKKGLQLVKEGADILDIGGESTRPGAEPVSLDEELKRVIPAIKALSVQTQAPISIDTTKAEVARQAIQAGATIINDISGFTFDQDMIPLAAETRAGLICMHIQGTPQTMQKNPEYQNVVTDIKAWFGERLQLLFQAGIEQDRIVLDPGLGFGKTAEHNLDILSHIQDFKELGFPILIGHSRKRFLSKLLNRSVEERLAGTIGVSLALANQSVDILRIHDVAANRDALAAWDAISQRVS; encoded by the coding sequence GTGAATTCACACCCTCTCGAAAGCTCAACCGAACAATCAGGTTCTCTGCCAGCCTGGAAATGTGGTTCACAATCAATTCTTTTCGGTCAGTTACCACTTCTGATGGGAATTCTGAATGTCACTCCCGACAGTTTTTCAGATGGAGGAGAAGCTGTCAAACTTGAGACTGCTGTTAAAAAAGGCTTGCAGCTTGTTAAGGAGGGGGCTGATATTTTAGATATTGGTGGAGAGTCTACTCGTCCTGGTGCAGAGCCGGTTTCTTTAGATGAAGAACTAAAAAGAGTGATTCCAGCCATTAAAGCATTATCAGTACAAACTCAGGCTCCCATCTCCATAGACACAACAAAAGCAGAGGTAGCCCGGCAGGCAATCCAGGCGGGAGCCACCATCATAAATGATATTTCGGGTTTTACTTTTGACCAGGATATGATCCCTCTCGCCGCTGAAACCCGGGCTGGCTTGATTTGCATGCATATTCAGGGAACTCCACAAACCATGCAAAAAAATCCTGAATATCAGAATGTAGTTACTGATATCAAAGCATGGTTTGGTGAACGTCTGCAATTATTGTTTCAGGCTGGAATTGAACAGGATCGGATTGTACTCGACCCCGGTCTGGGGTTTGGGAAGACTGCTGAGCATAATTTAGATATTCTGTCACACATTCAAGATTTTAAAGAGTTGGGTTTTCCTATCCTCATTGGTCATTCTCGTAAACGCTTTTTATCGAAATTACTAAATCGATCAGTTGAAGAACGTCTTGCAGGTACAATTGGAGTTTCACTCGCTTTAGCAAATCAATCTGTTGATATCCTGCGTATTCACGATGTAGCCGCCAATCGAGATGCTTTGGCGGCCTGGGATGCAATTTCTCAGCGAGTTTCATGA